A single genomic interval of Novosphingobium ginsenosidimutans harbors:
- the gatC gene encoding Asp-tRNA(Asn)/Glu-tRNA(Gln) amidotransferase subunit GatC produces the protein MSVDTATVAKIAALARIKLSEGEVAAMVPELNGILAWVEQLGEVDVTGVEPMTAVIENKLRLRDDVVNADPLTGGDNRDAILANAPAAEHGFFGVPKVIE, from the coding sequence ATGTCGGTCGATACCGCTACCGTGGCCAAGATCGCCGCGCTGGCCCGGATCAAGCTGTCCGAGGGTGAAGTTGCGGCGATGGTGCCGGAACTGAACGGGATCCTCGCCTGGGTCGAGCAGCTCGGTGAAGTCGATGTCACCGGCGTCGAGCCGATGACCGCCGTGATCGAGAACAAGCTCCGCCTGCGCGATGACGTGGTCAACGCCGATCCGCTGACCGGCGGTGACAACCGCGATGCCATCCTCGCCAACGCCCCTGCGGCCGAACACGGCTTCTTCGGCGTGCCCAAGGTGATCGAATAG
- the gatB gene encoding Asp-tRNA(Asn)/Glu-tRNA(Gln) amidotransferase subunit GatB codes for MSNYRIQGATGEWEVVIGLEVHAQVSTQAKLFSGAATAFGAEPNSQVSLVDAAMPGMLPVPNRECIRQAVRTGMAINAQINKWSRFDRKNYFYADLPQGYQISQLYHPIVGEGAIEVILDEKDPEGSTKTIGIERIHVEQDAGKLMHDQHPTMSYVDLNRSGVALMEIVSRPDMRSPAEAGAYVAKLRQILRYVGSCDGNMDQGSMRADVNVSVRRPGEPFGTRTETKNVNSVRFVMAVVEQEAMRQVGVIEDGGTVVQETRLYDPDKNETRSMRSKEDAHDYRYFPDPDLLPLELDDAFLEECRASLPELPDAKRHRYETALGLSPYDAAQLTLEVETYQQFEEMLAAVVKASGKGERDLAKRVANWLLSERAGVLKSIPEGAAHPKNTVAANTALIVAASEGTISGSKAKEIFAAYLTSDIDLAAEIDANKQTSDTGAIEAAIAQILADNADKLAEYKGGKEALFGFFVGQTMKAMQGKANPQVVNELLRKALAN; via the coding sequence ATGAGCAACTATCGCATTCAGGGCGCCACGGGCGAATGGGAAGTGGTGATCGGGTTGGAAGTCCACGCCCAGGTTTCCACTCAGGCCAAGCTGTTCTCCGGCGCCGCTACGGCCTTTGGCGCGGAGCCCAACAGCCAGGTCAGCCTGGTCGACGCGGCCATGCCCGGCATGCTGCCGGTGCCGAACCGTGAGTGCATTCGCCAGGCAGTGCGCACCGGGATGGCGATCAACGCGCAGATCAACAAGTGGTCGCGGTTTGATCGCAAGAACTACTTCTATGCCGATCTGCCGCAGGGCTATCAGATCAGCCAGCTCTACCACCCGATCGTGGGTGAGGGCGCGATCGAGGTGATCCTGGACGAAAAGGACCCGGAAGGTTCGACCAAGACCATCGGGATCGAGCGGATCCACGTTGAACAGGACGCCGGCAAGCTGATGCACGATCAGCACCCGACCATGTCCTATGTCGATCTCAATCGCTCGGGCGTGGCGCTCATGGAGATCGTCAGCCGCCCCGACATGCGCTCACCGGCCGAGGCTGGGGCTTATGTCGCCAAGCTGCGGCAGATCCTGCGCTATGTCGGGTCCTGCGATGGCAACATGGACCAGGGCTCGATGCGCGCCGACGTCAACGTTTCGGTCCGCCGTCCGGGCGAGCCCTTCGGCACCCGCACCGAGACCAAGAACGTCAACTCGGTCCGCTTCGTGATGGCTGTGGTCGAGCAGGAGGCGATGCGCCAGGTTGGCGTGATCGAGGACGGCGGCACGGTTGTCCAGGAAACCCGGCTCTACGATCCGGACAAGAACGAGACCCGCTCGATGCGCAGCAAGGAAGATGCGCACGACTATCGCTATTTCCCCGATCCTGACCTGCTGCCGCTGGAACTGGACGATGCCTTCCTTGAGGAATGCCGCGCCAGCCTGCCCGAGCTGCCCGATGCCAAGCGTCACCGCTATGAGACTGCGCTGGGTCTTTCGCCCTATGATGCGGCGCAGCTGACGCTAGAGGTCGAAACCTACCAGCAGTTTGAGGAAATGCTGGCCGCCGTGGTCAAGGCCAGCGGCAAGGGCGAGCGTGACCTTGCCAAGCGGGTCGCCAACTGGCTGTTGTCTGAGCGGGCCGGTGTGCTGAAGTCGATCCCGGAAGGGGCGGCGCACCCCAAGAACACGGTTGCGGCCAATACCGCGTTGATCGTCGCGGCGAGCGAAGGCACGATCTCGGGCAGTAAGGCCAAGGAAATCTTCGCCGCCTACCTCACCAGCGACATCGACCTTGCGGCTGAAATCGACGCCAACAAGCAGACCAGCGACACCGGCGCGATTGAAGCGGCGATCGCGCAGATCCTGGCCGACAATGCCGACAAGTTGGCCGAGTACAAGGGCGGCAAGGAAGCGCTGTTCGGGTTCTTCGTCGGCCAGACGATGAAGGCGATGCAGGGCAAGGCCAACCCGCAGGTTGTCAACGAACTCTTGCGCAAGGCGCTTGCCAACTAG
- the gatA gene encoding Asp-tRNA(Asn)/Glu-tRNA(Gln) amidotransferase subunit GatA → MTDLTELGVAAIRDGVAKGDFTAVEVAEAFNANVAAAQSALNAFIVATPEKALEAARATDAKRAKGEPLGKMGGVPIGMKDLFATKGVQTTAASHILEGFTPEYESTVSQKLWDAGAGMLGKLNLDQFAMGSSNETSYFGNVISPWRRNDGGNAALAPGGSSGGSSAAVSARLAPAATGTDTGGSIRQPAAFTGISGIKPTYGRCSRWGIVAFASSLDQAGPMARDVRDCAIMLEAMAGFDPKDSTSLDLPVPAWEAGLSGDLKGKKVGIPREYRMDGMDADVAASWDAGIAWLKDAGAEIVDVSLPHTKYALPAYYIIAPAEASSNLARYDGVRYGLRDLPDGAGLQDMYAATRAAGFGAEVKRRILIGTYVLSAGFYDAYYTQAQKVRTLIAQDFKNAFTLCDVILAPTAPTAAFGLGEKSDDPLSMYLNDVFAVPASLAGLPAMSVPAGLNREGLPLGLQIVGRPFDEQGVLNAGLAIESRAQFSAKPEKWW, encoded by the coding sequence ATGACCGACCTGACCGAACTGGGCGTCGCGGCGATCCGCGACGGTGTCGCCAAGGGTGATTTCACCGCGGTTGAAGTGGCCGAAGCGTTCAACGCCAATGTCGCCGCCGCGCAGAGCGCGCTGAACGCCTTCATCGTCGCCACGCCGGAGAAGGCGCTGGAAGCGGCGCGGGCCACCGATGCCAAGCGCGCCAAGGGTGAGCCGCTCGGCAAAATGGGCGGCGTGCCGATCGGCATGAAGGACCTGTTCGCCACCAAGGGCGTCCAGACCACTGCCGCCAGCCACATCCTCGAAGGCTTCACGCCCGAATACGAAAGCACCGTCAGCCAGAAGCTGTGGGATGCCGGCGCGGGCATGCTGGGCAAGCTGAACCTTGACCAGTTTGCGATGGGTTCGTCGAACGAGACGAGCTACTTCGGCAATGTCATCTCGCCCTGGCGGCGCAACGATGGCGGCAATGCGGCGCTGGCGCCCGGCGGGTCTTCGGGCGGCAGCTCGGCGGCAGTCTCGGCCCGGCTTGCCCCTGCTGCGACCGGCACCGACACCGGCGGCTCGATCCGCCAGCCCGCCGCCTTTACCGGCATTTCGGGTATCAAGCCGACTTACGGCCGCTGCTCGCGCTGGGGCATCGTCGCCTTTGCTTCGTCGCTCGACCAGGCTGGGCCGATGGCCCGCGACGTGCGCGATTGCGCGATCATGCTGGAAGCCATGGCCGGGTTCGATCCGAAGGATTCGACCAGCCTCGACCTGCCGGTGCCCGCATGGGAAGCCGGCCTCTCGGGCGACCTCAAGGGCAAGAAGGTCGGCATCCCGCGTGAATACCGCATGGACGGGATGGACGCCGATGTTGCCGCCAGCTGGGATGCCGGGATTGCCTGGCTGAAGGACGCGGGCGCCGAGATCGTCGACGTGTCGCTGCCGCACACCAAGTACGCCCTGCCGGCCTATTACATCATCGCACCGGCCGAAGCCTCGTCCAACCTCGCCCGCTATGATGGTGTCCGCTACGGCCTGCGCGACCTGCCCGATGGGGCCGGCCTGCAGGACATGTACGCCGCCACCCGCGCGGCGGGGTTCGGGGCAGAGGTCAAGCGCCGCATCCTGATCGGCACTTATGTGCTCTCGGCCGGCTTCTATGACGCCTATTACACCCAGGCGCAGAAGGTCCGCACCCTGATCGCGCAGGACTTCAAGAACGCCTTCACCCTGTGCGACGTGATCCTGGCACCCACCGCGCCGACCGCCGCCTTCGGCCTGGGCGAGAAGAGCGACGATCCATTGAGCATGTACCTCAACGACGTCTTCGCCGTCCCGGCGAGCCTCGCTGGCCTGCCAGCCATGTCGGTCCCCGCTGGACTCAACCGCGAGGGACTGCCGCTGGGCCTGCAGATCGTCGGCAGGCCGTTTGACGAGCAGGGTGTCCTCAACGCCGGCCTCGCGATCGAAAGCCGCGCTCAGTTCTCGGCCAAGCCGGAAAAGTGGTGGTAA
- a CDS encoding VOC family protein, translating to MYSHMMVGSNDIDRSKAFYDALFVSVGGKPGIVDPKGRIIYMHNGGMFLVTKPIDGEAATPGNGMTIGFAMNSPEECDTWHAAGVAAGGKAIEDPPGVRDGGMKLYLAYLRDPDGNKLCALHRM from the coding sequence ATGTACAGCCATATGATGGTAGGCTCGAACGACATCGATCGTTCGAAGGCATTTTACGACGCGCTCTTCGTGTCAGTGGGCGGCAAGCCCGGCATTGTCGATCCGAAGGGCCGGATCATCTACATGCACAATGGCGGCATGTTCCTTGTCACCAAGCCGATCGACGGCGAGGCGGCGACCCCTGGCAACGGCATGACCATCGGCTTTGCGATGAACTCCCCGGAAGAGTGCGACACCTGGCACGCTGCCGGCGTTGCCGCGGGCGGCAAGGCGATCGAAGACCCGCCGGGCGTGCGCGACGGCGGGATGAAGCTGTACCTGGCTTACCTGCGCGATCCCGATGGCAACAAGCTGTGCGCGCTGCACCGGATGTAA
- a CDS encoding helix-turn-helix transcriptional regulator, with protein MLFNRINLFRQEKGLSRKELAELVAVNPQTIGYLERGDYRPTVELALKLAQAFGVSVETLFALEPFPSLAAQLDRKAAEENRNGTD; from the coding sequence ATGCTCTTCAATCGCATCAATCTCTTTCGGCAGGAAAAGGGCCTCTCTCGCAAGGAGCTGGCAGAACTGGTTGCGGTGAACCCGCAAACCATCGGCTATCTTGAGCGGGGGGATTACCGGCCGACGGTAGAACTCGCCCTGAAACTGGCCCAGGCCTTTGGCGTGAGCGTGGAAACGCTGTTCGCGCTCGAACCCTTCCCATCCCTTGCTGCGCAGCTTGATCGCAAGGCTGCCGAGGAGAACCGCAATGGTACAGACTGA
- a CDS encoding FMN-binding negative transcriptional regulator, which translates to MHPNPQFRHDDRALLETLIEEIGFGMVFAATPDGPRLAHTPLVSTGDGALQFHIARGNGLAKHLDGATVLAVINGPDGYVSPRWYADQGQVPTWNYVSLELEGRVRRMDSDGLLGHLEALSAREEARLAGEPWTMDKSPPDYIRRLMAGIIGFELEILGWRETLKLSQNKPAEERERVAAGLEASGSAAIAALMRNLAG; encoded by the coding sequence ATGCACCCCAACCCGCAGTTCCGCCACGATGACCGCGCGCTGCTGGAAACGCTGATCGAGGAGATCGGCTTTGGCATGGTCTTCGCCGCCACGCCCGATGGGCCGCGCTTGGCGCATACGCCGCTGGTCTCGACCGGGGACGGCGCGCTGCAATTCCACATCGCGCGCGGCAATGGCCTGGCCAAGCATCTTGACGGCGCGACCGTGCTGGCGGTGATCAACGGCCCGGACGGCTATGTCAGCCCGCGCTGGTATGCCGACCAGGGCCAGGTGCCGACCTGGAACTATGTGTCGCTCGAACTCGAAGGACGGGTTCGGCGGATGGATAGCGACGGGCTGCTGGGCCACCTCGAGGCACTCTCGGCGCGCGAGGAAGCCCGCCTGGCGGGTGAGCCCTGGACCATGGACAAGAGCCCGCCTGACTATATCCGCCGGCTGATGGCCGGGATCATTGGCTTCGAGCTGGAGATCCTGGGCTGGCGCGAGACGCTGAAGCTTAGCCAGAACAAGCCAGCCGAAGAGCGCGAGCGGGTTGCCGCCGGGCTGGAGGCCAGCGGTTCGGCCGCGATTGCCGCGCTGATGCGGAACCTGGCCGGATGA
- a CDS encoding RluA family pseudouridine synthase, which yields MSSEVRQFTVQHDDDGVRLDRWFKRHLPQIGFAMISRWARTGQIRVDGKRADPADRLSAGQVVRVPPGGDAPAKGGAKPRRELSEEEIARAEAMVITQDRAAIVLNKPPGLATQGGSGMKEHVDGLLDAFVGGGLEGTKSAPRPRLVHRLDKDTSGVLLIARTPGSAAYFSKRFSGRTARKIYWAIITGVPDIADGLIELPLAKQPGTGGEKMMVDKSGEGQSARTRYRVLDRAGNRAAWVELQPLTGRTHQLRVHMAAIGHPIVGDGKYGGPEAFLSGSISRKMHLHARRLIIDHPDGDVIDVRAELPEHFANTMASLGFDEDDGDALPEPYKPGKADEKQAAKAHAKQVRKERRGERRGRADGRVATRKPVTKALAKRGPTKGKGSPKPTGRKK from the coding sequence ATGAGTAGCGAAGTTCGCCAGTTCACGGTCCAGCACGACGACGATGGCGTGCGGCTGGACCGCTGGTTCAAGCGCCACCTGCCGCAGATCGGCTTTGCCATGATCAGCCGCTGGGCCCGCACCGGGCAGATCCGCGTCGATGGCAAGCGCGCCGATCCGGCCGACCGGCTCTCCGCCGGCCAGGTTGTACGCGTGCCGCCCGGCGGCGATGCCCCGGCCAAGGGCGGCGCCAAGCCGCGCCGCGAGCTGTCCGAGGAAGAGATCGCCCGGGCCGAAGCCATGGTCATCACCCAGGACCGCGCCGCGATCGTGCTCAACAAGCCGCCCGGCCTGGCGACGCAGGGCGGATCGGGCATGAAGGAGCATGTCGACGGGCTGCTCGATGCTTTCGTTGGGGGCGGGCTAGAGGGCACCAAAAGCGCGCCGCGCCCGCGGCTGGTCCACCGGCTCGACAAGGACACCTCGGGTGTCCTGCTGATTGCCCGCACGCCGGGCAGCGCAGCCTATTTCTCCAAGCGCTTCTCGGGCCGCACCGCCCGCAAGATCTATTGGGCGATCATCACCGGCGTGCCGGACATCGCCGATGGCCTGATCGAGCTGCCGCTGGCCAAGCAGCCGGGCACCGGCGGTGAGAAGATGATGGTCGATAAGAGCGGCGAAGGGCAGTCTGCCCGCACCCGCTACCGCGTGCTGGACCGGGCGGGCAACCGCGCCGCCTGGGTCGAACTGCAACCGCTGACCGGCCGCACCCACCAGCTGCGCGTCCACATGGCGGCGATCGGCCACCCGATCGTGGGCGATGGCAAGTATGGCGGGCCGGAGGCGTTCCTGTCTGGCTCGATCAGCCGCAAGATGCACCTGCACGCCCGCCGCCTGATCATCGACCATCCCGATGGCGATGTGATCGACGTGAGGGCGGAGCTGCCCGAGCATTTCGCCAATACCATGGCCAGCCTGGGCTTTGACGAGGACGACGGCGACGCCCTGCCCGAGCCCTACAAGCCCGGCAAGGCGGATGAAAAACAGGCCGCCAAGGCCCATGCCAAGCAGGTCCGCAAGGAGCGCCGCGGCGAACGGCGCGGCCGCGCTGATGGCCGGGTGGCGACCAGAAAGCCCGTGACGAAGGCCTTGGCCAAGCGCGGCCCAACCAAGGGCAAGGGCAGTCCGAAGCCGACGGGTAGGAAGAAATGA
- a CDS encoding HAD-IA family hydrolase, giving the protein MTTRLAVFDCDGTLVDGQAAVCEAMDTAFAAHGLPAPDRHLVRRSVGLSLPQAVRALVPDADEELRQGIDLAYRHAFRTAREAGQLVEPLYAGVRELLDALRDDGWLLGVATGKSDRGLEHCLATHGLSRHFVTLQTADRHPSKPHPAMLDAALFEAGALPQHAVMIGDTAYDMVMAVNARVRALGVDWGYHTPDELAEAGAEAVARDPRHLLELLS; this is encoded by the coding sequence ATGACGACCCGCCTCGCCGTATTCGATTGCGATGGCACCCTGGTCGATGGCCAGGCGGCAGTCTGCGAGGCGATGGACACGGCCTTTGCGGCGCACGGCCTGCCCGCGCCCGACCGGCACCTGGTGCGTCGCAGCGTCGGCCTCAGCTTGCCGCAGGCAGTGCGGGCGCTGGTGCCTGATGCCGATGAAGAGCTGCGGCAGGGGATCGATCTTGCCTATCGCCACGCCTTCCGCACGGCGCGCGAGGCCGGACAGCTGGTTGAGCCGCTCTATGCCGGGGTGCGCGAACTGCTTGATGCGCTGCGCGATGATGGCTGGCTGCTGGGTGTCGCCACGGGCAAGTCAGACCGGGGGCTTGAACATTGCCTCGCCACCCACGGGCTCAGCCGCCATTTCGTGACGTTGCAGACGGCCGACCGGCACCCCTCGAAACCGCACCCGGCCATGCTCGATGCCGCGCTGTTCGAGGCTGGCGCTCTGCCGCAGCACGCCGTGATGATCGGCGATACGGCCTATGACATGGTCATGGCGGTCAACGCCCGGGTTCGCGCGCTGGGAGTCGACTGGGGCTACCATACCCCTGACGAGCTGGCCGAAGCCGGGGCCGAAGCCGTCGCCCGCGATCCCCGCCATCTGCTGGAGCTGCTGTCATGA
- the rpsU gene encoding 30S ribosomal protein S21, producing MQILVRDNNVEQALRALKKKLQREGVYREMKLRRHFEKPSEKRAREKAAAVRRARKMERKRMERDGVK from the coding sequence ATGCAAATTCTCGTCCGCGACAACAATGTCGAACAGGCTCTGCGCGCGCTTAAGAAGAAGCTGCAGCGTGAGGGCGTGTACCGCGAGATGAAGCTGCGCCGTCACTTCGAAAAGCCTTCGGAAAAGCGCGCCCGTGAAAAGGCCGCCGCTGTCCGCCGCGCCCGCAAGATGGAGCGCAAGCGGATGGAGCGTGACGGCGTCAAGTAA
- a CDS encoding sodium:solute symporter yields the protein MNTTFTLPDWAVLGLYVVLLAAAGWLTTRRGMKSEDYFLAGHHAPTWLVAISVLSTVQSAATFLGVPDFAYRGNFTYIGGVFSTLVAAWLVGHWLMPKFYAAGVTTVYELLETRFDATARRAAAGMYLVGRILASGARLYLAAIAVSMILFLDVAPGHMLVAMLILLVFGLAFTFMGGLNSVIWSDLVQVVLYVGAALVVAWFLWTSLPLTLPQAIDALRHAPDGTDKLALIDPSPSLSAPFGLWAVLTGVVLLNFANAGLDQDTTQRVLACRDARQGTRALFVSAWASLPVILLFLTIGALLWLHYQGAAAGTYNGERVTVFMHYILTELPPGLRGLVTVGVIAAAAINSGLISMSAVLVNDLYRPFAGDKSEAHFVRMGRIATVALGLALFAMAVLSYYWQRYADTALLDFVLGVMAFAYSGLLGVYGVALFSRRGSSASVLAAFAAGFLTVLAFQPYVIDALGLPLALKGVAFPWHLCLGTVVAALVCLAAPGKARPHP from the coding sequence ATGAACACCACTTTCACCTTGCCCGACTGGGCCGTGCTCGGCCTCTACGTGGTGCTGCTGGCTGCTGCCGGGTGGCTGACCACGCGGCGAGGCATGAAGAGCGAGGACTATTTCCTGGCCGGGCATCATGCGCCGACCTGGCTGGTGGCGATTTCGGTGCTGTCCACCGTGCAATCGGCGGCGACGTTCCTGGGCGTGCCGGACTTCGCCTATCGCGGCAACTTTACCTATATCGGCGGGGTCTTCTCGACGCTGGTGGCGGCCTGGCTGGTGGGGCATTGGCTGATGCCGAAGTTCTATGCCGCCGGGGTGACCACGGTTTATGAGCTGCTGGAGACGCGGTTCGATGCGACCGCGCGGCGGGCGGCGGCGGGGATGTACCTGGTCGGCCGGATCCTCGCCAGCGGGGCGCGGCTGTACCTGGCCGCCATCGCCGTCTCGATGATCCTGTTCCTCGATGTCGCACCCGGCCACATGCTGGTGGCCATGCTGATCCTGCTGGTGTTTGGCCTGGCCTTTACCTTCATGGGCGGGCTCAATTCGGTGATCTGGAGCGACCTGGTGCAGGTGGTGCTCTATGTCGGCGCGGCGCTGGTGGTGGCTTGGTTCCTGTGGACCAGCCTGCCGCTGACCCTGCCCCAGGCGATCGACGCACTTCGCCATGCCCCCGATGGCACCGACAAGCTGGCGCTGATCGACCCCTCCCCCAGCCTGTCCGCACCGTTCGGCCTGTGGGCGGTGCTGACCGGGGTGGTGCTGCTGAACTTCGCCAATGCCGGGCTGGACCAGGATACCACCCAGCGCGTGCTGGCCTGCCGCGATGCCAGGCAAGGCACGCGGGCGCTGTTCGTTTCGGCCTGGGCCTCATTGCCGGTGATCCTGCTGTTCCTGACTATCGGCGCGCTGCTGTGGTTGCATTATCAAGGCGCGGCCGCTGGCACTTACAACGGTGAGAGGGTCACCGTGTTCATGCATTACATCCTGACCGAGCTGCCGCCGGGGCTACGCGGCCTCGTCACCGTCGGCGTGATCGCGGCGGCGGCGATCAATTCGGGGCTGATCTCGATGTCGGCGGTGCTGGTCAATGACCTCTACCGGCCCTTTGCGGGCGACAAGAGCGAGGCCCATTTCGTGCGGATGGGGCGGATTGCCACGGTGGCGCTGGGCCTCGCGCTGTTCGCCATGGCGGTGCTGTCCTATTACTGGCAGCGTTATGCCGATACGGCGCTGCTGGACTTCGTGCTGGGGGTGATGGCCTTTGCCTATTCCGGGCTGCTGGGGGTTTACGGCGTGGCGCTGTTTTCGCGCCGCGGGTCTTCCGCCAGCGTGCTGGCCGCCTTTGCCGCGGGGTTCCTGACCGTGCTGGCCTTCCAGCCCTATGTGATCGACGCACTGGGCCTCCCGCTCGCGCTGAAGGGCGTGGCCTTTCCGTGGCACCTGTGCCTGGGGACGGTGGTGGCGGCGCTGGTCTGTCTGGCGGCGCCGGGGAAAGCGCGCCCCCACCCATAA
- the crcB gene encoding fluoride efflux transporter CrcB produces MTAQPSFMAASLSVAAGGAVGAWLRFAAGRLIGAHPFPYATLTVNVLGSLAMGLLAGWLARNGTGGEQWRLLLGVGVLGGFTTFSAFSLEIALLLERGALGQAALYVGLSLALGVGGLFAGLALARGIA; encoded by the coding sequence ATGACTGCCCAGCCTTCCTTCATGGCCGCATCGCTGTCCGTCGCCGCTGGCGGCGCGGTCGGGGCATGGCTACGCTTTGCGGCGGGGCGGCTGATCGGGGCGCATCCGTTTCCCTATGCTACGCTGACCGTCAACGTACTGGGCAGCCTGGCAATGGGCCTGCTAGCCGGCTGGCTGGCCCGCAATGGCACCGGCGGCGAGCAGTGGCGCCTGCTGCTGGGCGTGGGCGTGCTGGGCGGCTTTACCACTTTTTCCGCCTTCAGCCTGGAGATCGCGCTGCTGCTGGAGCGCGGTGCGCTCGGCCAGGCAGCGCTGTATGTCGGCCTGTCGCTGGCCTTGGGTGTGGGCGGACTGTTTGCCGGGCTGGCCCTGGCGCGAGGAATTGCATGA
- a CDS encoding ATP12 family protein, with amino-acid sequence MKRFYKDAKAAAVAGGWQVQLDGRGVKTAGGNQQVVPSEALAAALAAEWAAQEETIVPASFVLRDMADYAIDVVATDAAAVRTTLLGFAETDTLCYRADPGEALYRRQLERWEPLLAAAEAGYGVRFERISGVIHRAQPPETLARLAQRLEGVDPLALAALNTLTSLAASLVIGLAALEPGADAGALWIAAELEEEWQAEQWGRDAEAEERRARRAAAFANAVRFAALARPGA; translated from the coding sequence ATGAAGCGGTTCTACAAGGATGCAAAAGCCGCTGCGGTTGCCGGCGGCTGGCAGGTCCAGCTTGACGGGCGCGGAGTGAAAACGGCGGGCGGCAACCAGCAGGTCGTGCCGAGCGAGGCCCTTGCCGCCGCCCTCGCCGCCGAATGGGCTGCGCAGGAAGAGACCATTGTGCCCGCCAGCTTCGTGCTGCGCGACATGGCCGACTATGCGATCGACGTGGTCGCAACCGACGCTGCGGCGGTGCGCACCACCCTGCTGGGCTTCGCCGAGACCGATACGCTCTGCTACCGCGCCGATCCGGGCGAAGCGCTCTACCGGCGCCAGCTTGAGCGGTGGGAGCCTTTGCTGGCTGCTGCCGAGGCGGGTTACGGCGTCCGATTCGAGCGGATCAGCGGGGTCATCCACCGTGCCCAGCCGCCCGAAACGCTGGCCCGGCTGGCGCAGCGGCTGGAGGGCGTTGATCCGCTGGCACTAGCCGCGCTCAATACCCTCACGTCGCTGGCTGCCTCGCTGGTAATCGGCCTCGCCGCGCTGGAGCCTGGTGCCGATGCCGGGGCGCTGTGGATCGCGGCCGAACTCGAAGAGGAATGGCAGGCCGAGCAATGGGGCCGCGATGCCGAGGCCGAGGAACGCCGCGCCCGCCGCGCCGCCGCCTTTGCCAATGCCGTGCGCTTTGCCGCGCTGGCACGACCGGGCGCGTGA
- a CDS encoding FKBP-type peptidyl-prolyl cis-trans isomerase produces MTEITRVPLQPIAKGALGKLWLGVAAAALAAGGLAWATLPKGVDVDVIKAGTGPSPTVADVVQINYKGMLENGKVFDQAERAVFPVEGVIPGFTQALEKMQKGGKYKVEIPAELAYGAQAQRNPQTGAVEIPANSDLVFEIELLDFKSRAEVEAQMRMMQQLQQQMQAQGGGAAKGGMPKGGMPPQPQ; encoded by the coding sequence ATGACCGAGATCACCCGCGTTCCGCTGCAACCGATCGCCAAGGGCGCGCTGGGCAAGCTGTGGCTGGGCGTGGCCGCGGCGGCGCTGGCGGCTGGCGGCCTGGCCTGGGCCACCCTGCCCAAGGGCGTCGATGTCGATGTGATCAAGGCCGGCACCGGCCCTTCGCCGACCGTCGCCGATGTGGTCCAGATCAACTACAAGGGCATGCTGGAAAACGGCAAGGTCTTCGACCAGGCCGAACGCGCGGTCTTTCCGGTGGAAGGCGTGATCCCCGGCTTCACCCAGGCGCTCGAAAAGATGCAGAAGGGCGGCAAGTACAAGGTCGAGATCCCGGCCGAGCTGGCCTATGGCGCTCAGGCGCAGCGCAACCCGCAGACCGGCGCGGTCGAGATTCCGGCCAATTCGGATCTGGTGTTCGAGATCGAACTGCTCGATTTCAAGAGCCGGGCCGAGGTTGAGGCCCAGATGCGGATGATGCAGCAGCTGCAGCAGCAGATGCAGGCCCAGGGCGGCGGCGCGGCCAAGGGCGGAATGCCCAAGGGCGGCATGCCGCCCCAGCCGCAATAA